The stretch of DNA ACTTGTTGTTGTGGTGACTGGTTGTTATGGTGTTCTGCTCCTATTAGCTGGAGGCGGTGATGCTGGAGATGCAGGATCCACAGGCAGGAGTGAAGTCTCAACCTCAGAGACTGGTCATCACTACTATACCCCACGCTATGACTGGTaaggaaggacacacacacgcatgcacacccacacacacagtcttacgGGATTGTACATATACAGTATCTGGGCTTGGTTACTAGATGCACTTAAGTATTTCAGAGCTCTCAAACTGTTTTCCACCCCAATCGTTTAAGATTCCATCTCCATGACAACcttgatacatttacatttagtcatttagcagacgctcttatccagagcgacttacagtacagggacattccccccgaagcaagtagggtgaagtgccttgcccaagaacacaacgtcatttggcacggctgggaatcgaactggcaaccttcagattactagcccaactccctcaccactcagccatctgactcccttgatGGTTTCAGTGTCAGAGAatgaagtaagagagagagattaataaATGGAGAAAGAGCGGGAAAGGGTGATAGGGGAAGTGGAGGGGTGAACAGAGAGCCACAGTAAAGAAAAAATTATATTCCTTCCAAAGGGAAGTGCTGATCTGGTCCTGATCTGCCTACAGACATGACATGATTCAAATCAAACACTCCcgtctggggtctgggtctgggtctggagtcTGACTCACTATGGTGGTTCTTTATTTAGGAGGCAGCAAGGTAGATGCTTGTGGATCATGGAGTGTTCTGGACAGACTCCTGCTAATCATGCTAATCTCTGATCACTCTATAAATAAAACCTCATCTGGATGAGGCTGtaatccaccccctcccctcgcctcccctcccctaccttCCCCTCTCTAAGGAACCTGGCAGGTACAGGTACATGTTGACACAACATTTCTTGTGAATAcatgcacatcacacacacatgcattgctatataaaatataaatgatcTTTAAGTATTTCCTTCTACCAGGTGAGGATATAGTGGCATGGCTAGCTAACCGCTTCACAGTGGAAACCCAAGGTAAGACCACCACCTGTCTCTTTCAGATGCCCCATAACTGTTGTAAAACCTCAGAGCACTTTCCCGTATCACTCTGCTTGTCTTTCCATCAACTTAGAGGCTTGCACCTTGGGAACTATGATGGTGTCATATGGATTTATATATCCACTCCAGGATCATAAACGCCTGATTCTCAAACCAGACACCTCTCTCTACCGGTTTCAggtacacatacgcacacacgcacgcacacacacacacacattcctttaACATGTCTGAAAACGAAATGTTGTCTTTTCTCAGACACCATACTTCTGGCCCGCCCAGCAGTGGCCTGTTGAAGACACAGATTATGGTGGGTGGTTCAGACAACGTTATGCTGCTGGCAAATGTTCATATGTTGAGTCACCATGTTACATAAAGCAAATACTGTTGTTTTCAAGCAATCTATCTGGCAAAGAGAAACATACGCAAGAAGGGTATCCTGGAGTTGCACGAGCaggtgagagatgagagatgttTACACCCCTGAACACGTGCATGGCTGGCTGCAGTACACTGAAAATCTGTCTCAAGATTGAACGTAACAATTTTCCTGTTCGCTTTTTACCTTCAGGAGAAGTACAACAACCTTCACAAGTGGATGAACCATAAATGGGACTTCATTGTGATGCAGGCAAAGGAACAGTACAGGTCAGTCTGTCTCCTCCTTAACAACAATCTTGCTCCTATGTCACGAGTAGAATGATGCCATATTCTGTATGATGAGTGTTTTTGTCTCTGCATGTATTTGTGTcaatgtatgtatttgtgtgtgtgtgtgtgtatatgtttgtgtctgtctgtgtgtgtctgtgtgtgtatatatgtgtgtatgtttgtgtgtgtgtgtgaatatatgtgtgtctgtttgtgtgtgtttctctagagctgggaaggagaggaagaagccgGACCGCGTGGTGTTTGACTGTCAGGAGAGAGCGTACTGGGTCGTCCACAGGCCTCCGGTGAGAAGCCCACGCAGCGCCACAGACTCCCACATTCAGAGTAGCAGTCAACAAAAACAGTTGGAGGAAAACAGCACATGCTAAAATGGAAAGGATAGGCGATCCTTATCCCAATCCTATTGGATAGAGTAAGCTGGTGAGAGTCTCCTGTCCTACAGCACCCCATGAACTCCCCTACTACGCCTCATTACTGCCCCCCATGGTGCCTCATCactcccccaccacaccccattACTGCCCACCATGGGGCCTCATTAGCCCTCTGGCCAGTGATGAGGAAAGGGCAGAGCTGGTTAATATTTCACTAGTGTCTGAGAACACACCTGGATGCCTCAAACCCCATGCACAAACAGCAGTCTGGAATCTCTCTCATCTATGATAGTACATATGGTAGCCTGCATATACTGTAGAAAGGAAGCATATGGAAAGGGGTAGGATGTTCACTGGGAGAAAGTGACAGTCAACTGACTCAGagatcctctctgtctctctctcttctctctgtctctgtgtgtgtgagtgtttccaGCCAGGTACAGTCAGTGCCATGGAGTATGGACTGGACCGTCTGATAGATCCCAACACAGAGGAGGTAACAGGTGAGCCAGGGGCTGAGGCTGTCATAGTGGCTTCCTGTGTCTGCAGCTCTACCAAGGACATGCACAAGGGCTGTTGTCAGTCAGATTAGATTTGATAAGAGGCTTGTTGTTGTCTACTGACAcagccctctctgtcctcctgcctGTCCTCGTAATCAGCCAACCACCAAGCATCCTCATGGTTAAGCCCTGTCTTTCAAGCCTGATCAATGCTTGGTTCACTGTTATCTGCAGGTGTGGATGAGTGTTCATTGtatattttttcatatttttatctCTGCAGGTTTTCTACAAGGATCTTCATGTGCTTACAGACTCAGCTTTAAAGATTGGATACaaaccaacatacacacacacaaaccaacaaacacacacacccacaaacacacgcacacataaaccAACTATGGGGTGTAATCAGTGTCAGCGTAGCTGCACACAGTGCGTTCACCGCATACCTGATACCGGTGAATTACGCATGGGCTACTCTGGCGAGTTTTAGAAAGCGCGGAATGAATAGCCTACAGTTTGAGAGAAAATTTGGTGTGCGTATAAACAGGCGTAATATGTGCATATTACATTTGATAAGGCGTGCACACAGGCAGGTGACATGTGTGCTTCGCATACTTTGTCAGCGCAGCATACAAACCTGCCCACACCTGCCCACCTCGACCAAGAGATCTTTCGGCAAAGATCTTGGTGAAATCTATTCAAACCCAAACCGCGTTTAGGCAGGCAGGTGTGCACAGCTGTTTGGGCGCTGTGCAATGTGTCAGTATGAGAAGCACACATCACCTGCCTGTGCGCACGCCTAGCTAGCCATCAAACAGTCAGGTGTAGTGTTCACATAGGCGTAGGTCTCATGGATGTCAGGTGTAGTGTTCACGACACGTACAGGTGCACATGTTGTTAAAATACGTGTGCACATCGCCAGAGAGACGCCTACATGAAGCGTGTGAACGCCTGTGTCCATTGTAAGCCTATGTAAAGTTGTCCCGTGCGTTCAGAGGTTTGATATAATTGCGCAGGCGCTACTGTGTGCTTTGCATATTAACCGGTGACACGTAACTACACCTCAtaaccaacacactcacacacgcataaacCAACACACATATACGCATGCACAAACCcaggcacacaagcacacagaaaggAATACAAAATGACAAGTAATCTTAAACCTTAAATAATCTACCTTAGTCTCTGCTATGAAGCTTTCTAAAAACAGCATTGTTTTATTTTCCAGAAAAAAACATCTGATGTCTACAGAAGAATTGTAAGTCAAGATccaatacaattattttattgtTCAAATCCCTCTGAATTGAGGGCACATCATTCAATGAATTCACTTCCTTTTACAGTTAaatcttgtatttttatttccaAGCCACTATCTTTGGAACCATAGGCTATGTTTGCTAAACTCAACACACTAACCACAACAACTTACACCAAATCAGCAAAACATTTTACAATATATCTCTTGGAAAAGCAAGAAATTCTTGCAAAGCGTCTTTTAAAACATTGTCTTTGCATTGGTCCAGTCCGCACAAATTCAAATCATTTGAATAGGCACACAAAGCACCAACTGATAGTATAAATGAAAAACACTTGTGGCTTTTGCTTTATCAGTGGGCTGCGCACAGCAGTTTATCATAATGTTTTGTCATATATGTAGTACTGTATACACACTGATTCAACTGTGTAAAGTATGAATGTGTTTTTCCATACACTATTTATAGGTCCCCTGATACAAATAAGGggaaaaggttaaaaaaaaagaatttcaGTTGCCAGACCATTTTGTTGTTTGAGGAGTGTTAGAATATTTTTATGTACGAAAAAACTGGGGTTTCCCTCATTTGGATAGTGTGTTATGTCATGAATTTACATTGTATTGAcgcaaaaacatgtttttaaagaGTTTGAAGATTTTTACAATATTTAGTTTTGTGTACTGTTTTTCTGGTTTGGTGTAAGGTTTTGTGGTTAATGTGTAGAGGTTAGCAAAAATAACAGAGTTTAAAAGATAGTGCCTTAACCATCCgaaaaaactgtaaatttaATTATTTTGTTGTCTTCTTCCTGGTGAGTGTCTGATGACGTCTCCCTGTGTCCTTTAGATGATCTTTACCCAGCAGTCGATCATGAGGCCCAGGGTGAAGTCCTCTGTGTCCATCGGAGCGTACGTTTACTGCTCCTTTACACAGTTTTATCTTGTGGGATCGAGTGCTTGTGTCTGTGACAGGTTTGAGTGTTTGGGACACAGTGTGCGTCTCTGTGTACGTCTGCTCCTTCACACTGTTTTATCTTGTGGGATGGAGTGTGTTcatctgtgtgcatgtatgatGGTGACTTTTGATCTCCCTATAGGCTGGTGAAGTACTCAGTCACATACAAGCACCATGACCCGTTTCTTAGCAGCTGTCTCCCGAGCAACCCCTGGATCACTGATGATGTCACCCTCTGGGCGTTGAACATGGCTAAGTACATGAGGAGGCACACTAACAAACACTCATCACACTGTTGTTTTATCTGCTACAGGTTTTAGATCTGAAAAGAAAACGCAAAAGAGTGTGTATTAATGtgaatgtgcgtgtgcgtgtctgtgcatctgtttgtgtgcatctgtgtgtgtgtgtgtgtcagtgtggagaTGCCCACTAAGATGCGAGTGGAGAGGTGGACCTTCAGTTTTGGGGAGCTGCTCTCTGACCCTCGGGGCCGTGCTGACTTCAGACTGTTCCTCAAAAAGGAGTTCAGCGGTGAGCCAGCTACGCTAACCCAACACCAGGCCACTAGGGGGAGGTTCTCCTCCGGTCTGGCCAGGAGTAATAGGCTATCAGGGGTAACGTTGGCTCTTCCCATCCCTGTGTCCAGGTGAGAACCTGGCCTTCTGGGAAGCCTGTGAGGACCTGAAGTGGGGCACAGCTGACACCATGCAGGAGAAAGCCCAGCACATCTACAAGTAAGAAGACCTTGGAGGTCCAGGACCTGTCTGGTGATGCCGTGTCTGTTAGTGGGGCGTGTAGTCCACTGACAGACTGAAATGATTGTAATTTCTTAACCTTGATTTAAGGTGACTCAGACAGTAATGTAAAGACAGATATCCTCCAGTGTCTGGGAGGCTGAAAGAGTCCAGagctcttctcctctgctgtgaCACAGTTCCTGCTCACACTAAAAGATAAACTGCATGTCAATTGACAAACTTTTCAACTTGTCCACCCATCAATGGTGATGAAAACAAGTTAAGCGAGCTAAACTTATTTTGGTCGATTATTTCTCCCCTTTAATAATACCAAttagtattgtattttatacggttggaaagcctgattagtcacagtttacaacgaggtacaacttgtaaggatcgtgcattcgtggaatgagcaaaacagctaaccgtgtgggtagcggcccaaaaTATTTTGCCAAAATctcctgcaatattcttctgttggtattcactctcgttttgagttgcttggtggattggatgattgcactctcccacagtaataaggaaaaaccaacacatattggccattttCACCCTTTATtaattttacactgtcagggacctcagtagcgtgtggaagatccatacgcagccacaacagcatggcacctcctcctcatgggATCAGCTTGGGCCTGCTGTATGTGGcagagtgaccaacgcaaacatgttggctgacttgagacaaatcctggttgaggaatgggatgccatcccacagcagtgtgtgaccaggctggtgacctgcatgaggaggaggtgccaagctgttgtggctgctatggatcttccacacacTACTGAGGTCGCTGACAGTGTAAAATTAATAAAGTATAAAAATAtgccaatatgtgttgttttttccttattactgtgcCTTATTATTACGgtgggagagtgcaatcatccaatccaccaagcaactcaaaacaagagtgaataccaacagaagaatatggCAGGGGATCTTGGCAAAAAAgtttgggccgctacccacacggttagctgcgTTGCTTATTCCatgaatgcacgatccttacaagttttaccttgttgtaaaggtgactaatcaggctttccaactatataaaatacaataccaattggtattattgaaggggaggaatcattttttgaggagtttagttTGTTCAAATGATTTTCTCTCTGGCCCTTCCTTGCTTATGAAATTGGTAAGTCTAAATATGCCTGGGAATGATCAATATGTAAATTTCTTGCATTGTCCAAACAATGTGTTAATCATAAAATGTGTCTCTTATGAACTGTATCCATGGCCCAAAATCAAAATGTGTTTATTACATGAATAAAGTGTTTCATTGTTCTAAAAATGATTTTGTGACATTGACGAAGCGTCCCGTGGTCTGTGGTGTAGTATCGAGTGTTTGTGGAACCTTCTGTCTCCTCAGGACCTTCCTAGCTCGCGGCGCCCCCCGCTGGATTAACATCGATGGGAAGACGATGGACATCACAGTGAAAGGTCTGAAGCACCCCCACAGATACGTCCTGGACGCGGCTCAGACACACATATTCATGCTGATGAAGAAGGTGGGCCACACCGTCAACCATTCAACATAACTCAAGATTTTATGGAGCTTACTTTCCCTGAAATGTTTGTTTGCTTTCAGTGGATtaacttgtgtgtatgtgtgtttgtgtgtgcttgtatttgtgtgggggtgtgtgtgtggtggcctgCTAGGACTCGTACGGCCGGTACCTAAAGTCTCCAGTGTTTAAGGACACCCAGAAGAGAGCCATCAACCCTGATCAGCACAGGTTCAGGTGAGTCTCCATCAACAGGGCTGATCTCTCCACCCCCCGTTATCAAACATTCCAGTTTGTGGCCATCATTGTATTtctctcacccaccccccactgtctctgtctgtccctctctctctttctctctctctctctcccccccagtgaTGTTCAACTGGAGCAGAACGCCCGTAAGCGCAGGCCCAGCATCAGCCCCATCATCCTccggcagcaggaggaggagcagagggccaAGCTAGCTGCCAGCGGCCCCGTGGACATCACACAGGTCATGAGTAAACTCAGCAACAAGGGCAAGGAGGTGCCCCCCAAGAAATaagtacatgcacacactgtacatgcacACCAGAACACATGCTTTGGCAGGTGGGCTTGTGCATGGCAGAATAGCAGCTGTGAAAGGCAATGTCAGTAGATATATCTGCGAAAGTAAGGACTGTCTGTAGTGATGTCAGGGAGCAGAGCAGTCTAGTTGTGTTGGTTTGAACAGACATGTGTCATGTATCACTGGGTTTTTGTCATCGACAGTATGTGTTTCAGTTTCCATCCACCTACCATgccgtctgtctctgtgttctaccatgctgtctgtgtctgtgttctctgcTTGATCGTTTACTTTTAGAGAATGTTCAAGTTCCATTAAAGTGTGTTTTGCTGTAATAAATATGTCAGGCCACCtcatgtgtctgtgtcctgttATCTTTACTGTGCCATCCAACATTCTTCTCATTCATTCACAATTCATTCACAGTCTCTCACCACTCACATCCTCACTGCAGACTGTTTATGAAGacccaggggggagggagggaatcagagagagacactggaAGACGGGTTAGGCCGTAAAGGAGAGAAGCCTaggaaaaagggagggagtAGGATTGTTCCGTTGAGTGTCGTTTTTGATTACTTTGATCAGTTGTGTATGATCAGATCAGACATGGATGGAACCTTCCAAtccttgctgctgctgc from Osmerus eperlanus chromosome 12, fOsmEpe2.1, whole genome shotgun sequence encodes:
- the LOC134031031 gene encoding regulator of G-protein signaling 9-like, which codes for MTIRNVRDHGQRFRPRMACLKKLEAVMLEMQDPQAGVKSQPQRLVITTIPHAMTGEDIVAWLANRFTVETQEACTLGTMMVSYGFIYPLQDHKRLILKPDTSLYRFQTPYFWPAQQWPVEDTDYAIYLAKRNIRKKGILELHEQEKYNNLHKWMNHKWDFIVMQAKEQYRAGKERKKPDRVVFDCQERAYWVVHRPPPGTVSAMEYGLDRLIDPNTEEKKTSDVYRRIMIFTQQSIMRPRVKSSVSIGALVKYSVTYKHHDPFLSSCLPSNPWITDDVTLWALNMANVEMPTKMRVERWTFSFGELLSDPRGRADFRLFLKKEFSGENLAFWEACEDLKWGTADTMQEKAQHIYKTFLARGAPRWINIDGKTMDITVKGLKHPHRYVLDAAQTHIFMLMKKDSYGRYLKSPVFKDTQKRAINPDQHRFSDVQLEQNARKRRPSISPIILRQQEEEQRAKLAASGPVDITQVMSKLSNKGKEVPPKK